The Brassica napus cultivar Da-Ae chromosome C7, Da-Ae, whole genome shotgun sequence genome has a segment encoding these proteins:
- the BNAA07G04000D gene encoding uncharacterized protein BNAA07G04000D, with product MLIKRIELCIEIVKRTMDCVVVVAEAARDFFSQAPQAPPALLRHGPYYHSISFQPSAYMIGYLP from the coding sequence ATGCTGATAAAGAGAATAGAGCTTTGTATCGAAATTGTGAAGAGAACAATGGATTGCGTGGTGGTGGTAGCTGAAGCCGCGAGAGACTTCTTTAGCCAAGCTCCTCAGGCTCCGCCGGCTCTCCTCCGCCATGGCCCCTATTATCACTCCATCTCCTTTCAGCCTTCCGCTTACATGATTGGCTATCTTCCCTGA